The following proteins are encoded in a genomic region of Amphiura filiformis chromosome 18, Afil_fr2py, whole genome shotgun sequence:
- the LOC140139706 gene encoding hyalin-like: MDLRLFLVLILHMFSDIFISKTNANRCYIGQAIDPATNVVKWGISFPNSVCECTDIIQGGGVAVIDSRKVRNYFWFDDGIAFLSADPDREHIWRQDCDTEAPTIVSCPADQELETNPGKATAMVVYQTPTATDNSGEVSVVCDQPSGSEFNVGQTHVTCVARDSSGNSATCAFQVKIEDTEAPMIVSCPADRQSETNPGKATAMVVYQTPNATDNSGEVRVVCDQPSGSAFPVIFNQKSKKDH; the protein is encoded by the exons ATGGATTTGCGGTTGTTTTTAGTATTAATACTGCATATGTTTTCAG atatttttatttcaaaaaccaaTGCTAACAGGTGTTACATCGGGCAAGCCATTGATCCTGCCACCAACGTTGTCAAGTGGGGCATATCCTTTCCCAATTCTGTCTGTGAATGTACGGACATCATCCAAGGAGGAGGTGTGGCTGTGATAGATTCTAGGAAAGTTCGTAACTACTTCTGGTTTGATGATGGCATAGCATTTTTGTCAGCGGATCCTGACAGGGAACACATTTGGCGCCAAGATTGCG ACACAGAAGCGCCAACGATTGTTTCGTGTCCTGCAGATCAAGAATTGGAGACAAACCCAGGCAAAGCCACCGCCATGGTTGTATACCAGACTCCTACtgctactgataactctggtgAAGTGAGCGTAGTATGCGATCAACCATCTGGATCTGAGTTTAATGTAGGACAAACACATGTTACATGTGTAGCACGAGATAGCAGTGGCAATAGCGCTACGTGCGCCTTTCAAgtaaaaattgaag ACACAGAAGCGCCAATGATTGTTTCGTGCCCTGCAGATCGACAATCGGAGACAAACCCAGGCAAAGCCACCGCCATGGTTGTATATCAGACTCCTaatgctactgataactctggtgAAGTGAGAGTAGTATGTGATCAACCATCTGGATCTGCGTTTCCT gtgattttcaaccaaaaatccAAGAAAGACCATTGA